The following proteins come from a genomic window of Peromyscus eremicus chromosome 23, PerEre_H2_v1, whole genome shotgun sequence:
- the LOC131898447 gene encoding NADH dehydrogenase [ubiquinone] 1 alpha subcomplex subunit 1-like → MTSEEPVAVWSVSSGEEMWFEILPGPIMGVCLAIPGVSTAYIHKFTNGGKEKRVVRLRYQWYLMGRDRRVSGVNRYYESRGLENTDEGSTFLADEKNYLAMVTYSC, encoded by the coding sequence ATGACCTCTGAGGAGCCGGTGGCGGTTTGGAGCGTGAGTAGCGGTGAGGAGATGTGGTTCGAGATTCTCCCTGGCCCCATCATGGGCGTGTGCTTGGCCATTCCTGGGGTATCCACTGCGTACATCCACAAGTTCACCAACGGGGGCAAGGAAAAAAGAGTTGTTCGACTTCGTTACCAGTGGTATTTGATGGGAAGAGATAGACGGGTCTCTGGAGTCAATCGCTACTATGAGTCCAGGGGCTTGGAGAATACTGACGAAGGAAGCACTTTCCTGGCTGATGAAAAAAATTACTTAGCTATGGTCACCTATTCCTGCTAG